In Streptomyces sp. 71268, the DNA window GGTGCCGCCGATGTCCAGCGCGGCGACGAGCTCATCTGACATGGGGCGGTCTCCTGACAGGCGGTGAGGGGCCGGTTGGCGTGCCCGGAACGGTCCCGTGGGGCGGGCGGGAGCCGAATGTACGCGGCCCGGCGGCGGGGCGTGGGCGCGCGCACCCCGGTTCCGGTCATAGTCTCCGCCGAATTTGACAACGTTGTCTAGAGGCTATGCTCGACCCGACGCCGCCAACAGACAATCCAGCGACAGGACGAGCGCACCGTGACTGACCCGGCCCGGGGCACCACACAACGCAACGGCACCACCTCTCCTCGCTACGGCAACAGGCCCACCATGAAGGACGTCGCGGCCCGCGCGGGGGTCGGCCTGAAGACGGTCTCCCGCGTGGTGAACAGCGAGCCCGGGGTGACGCCCGACACCGAACGCCGCGTACAGGAAGCGATCACCGCCCTCGGCTTCCGCCGCAACGACAGCGCCCGCATCCTTCGCAAGGGCCGCACCGCGAGCGTCGGCCTGGTCCTCGAAGACCTGGCCGACCCCTTCTACGGGCCGCTCAGCCGCGCCGTCGAGGAGGTCGCCCGGGACCACGGGGCGCTGCTCATCAACGGTTCGAGCGCCGAAGACCCGGCCCGCGAACAGGAGTTGGTCCTCGCGCTGTGCGCGCGCCGGGTGGACGGCCTGGTGGTCATCCCGGCCGGCGACGACCACCGCTACCTGGAGCCGGAGATCTCGGCCGGCGTCGCCACCGTCTTCGTGGACCGCCCGGCCGGCCGGATCAACTGCGACGCGGTGCTCTCCGACAGCTTCGGCGGCGCCCGGGACGCGGTGGCCCACCTGATCGCGCACGGGCACCGGCGCATCGGCTTCATCGGCGACCAACCCCGCATCCACACCGCCATCGAGCGGCTGCGCGGCTACCGGGCGGCGATGTCCGCCGCCGGCCTGCCCGTGAACGAGGCGTGGATGTCGCTGGGAGCCACCGACCCGAGCCGGGTGCTGGCCGCGACCGAGGCGATGCTGTCCGGACCGGAGCCGGTGACCGCGCTGTTCGCGGGGAACAACCGGGTCACGGTCACGGCCGTACGCGTGCTGGCGGCGCGACCCGGCCGGGCCGCGCTGGTCGGCTTCGACGACTTCGAACTCGCCGACCTGCTCTCCCCCGGAGTCACCGTCGTCGCGCAGGACGCGGCCCAACTCGGCCGCACCGCGGCGAACATGCTCTTCCGTCGCCTGGAGGGTGCCGAGGAGGAGCCCCGACAGGTCGTGCTGCCCACCCGGTTGATCGCCCGTGGCTCGGGCGAGATCCCGCCCGCACACCGCGTGGCCTCGTAACGACCGCACGCGGCACCGGCGCGGCCGGCTCCGGCGGGCCCTACGGAGGAGGCCCTTCCGGGCCCCTCGCTAAGGTTCCGACATGCGTCTACCAACCGAAGCGCCGCGCTCCCCGGTCACCGCGGACGACCTCGAACGAGCCGTACGCCATGCCGTCGCCACGCTCCGGCAGGCGCCCGCCGCCGCGTGGGAGAGCAAGGCCGGCACGCTGGAGTGGGACTGTTGGGAGACCGTCGAGCACCTCAGCGACGACCTCTTCGCCTACGCCGCCCAACTGGGCCCCGCCATACCGCCACTGACCGGTGACGTCCCGTTCGTCTGGGAGAGCCGCAGGCCCGGCGGCCCCGCCAACGCCATCCACGCCGACCGCGCGGCCGGTCCCGACGGCCTGTTGCAGGTGCTGGAGGCCAGCGGCGCGCTGCTGGTCGCCATGGTCCGTACGAAGCCACCCCAGGTGCGCGCCCACCACGTCTTCGGGGCCTCCGACCCGGAGGGCTTCGCCGCGATGGGACTCGTGGAGACCCTGGTGCACACCCACGACCTGGCCGAGGGTCTCGGCCTCGACTGGTCCCCGTCCGCCGACGTGTGCGCACGGGTCCTGGCGC includes these proteins:
- a CDS encoding LacI family DNA-binding transcriptional regulator, which produces MKDVAARAGVGLKTVSRVVNSEPGVTPDTERRVQEAITALGFRRNDSARILRKGRTASVGLVLEDLADPFYGPLSRAVEEVARDHGALLINGSSAEDPAREQELVLALCARRVDGLVVIPAGDDHRYLEPEISAGVATVFVDRPAGRINCDAVLSDSFGGARDAVAHLIAHGHRRIGFIGDQPRIHTAIERLRGYRAAMSAAGLPVNEAWMSLGATDPSRVLAATEAMLSGPEPVTALFAGNNRVTVTAVRVLAARPGRAALVGFDDFELADLLSPGVTVVAQDAAQLGRTAANMLFRRLEGAEEEPRQVVLPTRLIARGSGEIPPAHRVAS
- a CDS encoding maleylpyruvate isomerase N-terminal domain-containing protein, producing the protein MRLPTEAPRSPVTADDLERAVRHAVATLRQAPAAAWESKAGTLEWDCWETVEHLSDDLFAYAAQLGPAIPPLTGDVPFVWESRRPGGPANAIHADRAAGPDGLLQVLEASGALLVAMVRTKPPQVRAHHVFGASDPEGFAAMGLVETLVHTHDLAEGLGLDWSPSADVCARVLARLFPDAPRTTDPWPTLLWSTGRAELPDHPRLAKWRWYGAPR